DNA from Pirellulaceae bacterium:
ACTGGCCGTCCAAAAGTGAGCCAACGACTTCACCCCGATTGTTGATGTCGGTGACATACATTTGTTGCTGGTGCAATAAGCGTTGTTGCCATTTGCCATCAGATTGCCTCCAGACGTACAAATCGCTATCGATGCTGGAATCAAAAACCTCATGGGTGCAGCAGCCAGCCAGCCAACGGCCGTCGGGCGATATTCGTAGCGAGCTAGACATCAAATAGGGATTGAATTCGGCTCTAGTTGGCAAAACTTCGATTTGCCACTGGTCCGCTTGCGAGTTCCGTGTCCAGATTGCAGGTCGCAGACGCTCAGGCCCAGTGGTGTAGCCGGTTATACGACTACCATCGGAACAAATATCCTGAGCATGGCAGGCGCTATCACCTTCGGCGCAAGGTAGGAGGGTTACATGATCTTGCGCAATCTCCCAAATCAGGGCGCGCAGGCTACCACGGCTATCGCCGACCGGTCGAGTGGCGTAGCCCACTACCACGCCGTTATCGCTCAGCGCGCAGGCCTCGACATTTGTAAATCCCGCAGGAATCGGCATGTCCGTGCACCGACGATCGTCACAAAAAAAATATTGCATTCTAAAGATCGCAGCATCAATATCGGTGACCTCACGGCTACCAATAACAGCCCCCGACACGCTAATGGCCAATGCCTGAGACAACGTCGGGGAGTTGGGGAGCACTTGCAATTGGTGCTGCCCATGTGCAACGTCTAACCACGGCGAATCTTCCGCAAGTGCTGTCGTCGAACCAACATGCTGCACTCCGCCGCTCAAATAAACGAGACTTATCAATAGCCAAATTCGGACAGGATTCATCGCTCAACTTTCTGATTCTGCTAGCAATATTGAGTATAAGTCTGCCTTGAATCAGCCAGCGGCATTCCGTATCCTCCGCCAAACGCCTTTTGGCCCTGCATCTCAATCTTAACTTGCAATCCAAATGCAGCCAGCCGATGGTTGCCAGAATTCCAGCAACCAGGATACGGAAAATCCACATGGGTCGATCCTTAGCAAATGTCACGCCGCAGCACATTCTGCTGGTTCAGACCGGCTCGGTGCGCGATATTTTGACGACAATACCGTTAGCTGTGGATATCAAGAGCTTGTGGCCGGAGTCGCACGTCAGTTGGCTGGTGCAATGCGAGGTTCGCGATTGGTTGGCAGAGCATCCTGGTGTGGACGAGATTATTGACATCCAGCGCGGTTGGCTGCGGCGACCGCGAACCTGGAGTCAATTGCGGGCTCAGTTGAAGCAGCATCATTTTGAGATCGCCTTCGATGCGCAAGGCCTGACCAAAAGCGCGGCGATTGGATTTCTGCTGGGCGTCAAGACGCGGATCGGATTTGACTGGTCGTATGCTCGCGAGATCGGCCCCTGGCTGGCCACGCGCCGAATTTCGGCCATGCATCGGCATCGTATTGACGTATTGCGCCAATTGCTAGACCCTTGGCGTGAGACTCTTCCGCAGCAAGGTCAGTTTCTGATGCCCTGCTTCGAGTCTGCGGCGGAGAGCGCTCTATGCAAGCTGACAGACATAGGCATTGATCCGCGTGATCCTTGGATCGCAATTCAGCCTAGTGCCGTGTGGCATACTGCAGTGTGGCCGGTGGAACGGTTCAGCGCAGTCGTACGCCATTTGTACCGTCAGTTCGCCATTCCGGCTATCGTCCTGTGGACAAACGAACACGAGCGCTTGGTAGCCCAAGTGGTAGCGGAAGATTCCAAAGGTGCGGCCCGCGTCGCGCCAGCTACTTCGATGGTTGAATTGATCGAAATGATTCGACTTTCGCGAATGCTGCTGACCGGTGACAGTGTGGCTTTGGATATTTCTAGTGCCGTCAACATACCTTGCATAAGCTTGCATGGTCCAACTTGGGCCGATGAAGTTGGACCCTATGGTAACATCCACTGGGCCATACAAAGTCCGCTGCCGAATCTGGCCAAGCGGATGGTACGTCGCGGTCCCAATACGGCCATGCGGGCGATAGAGGTCGAAGAGGTCACGTATCATGCAGACAAGCTATTGCGCCGGCTGCTGGGGCCCGACAAGCTATCACGTCTTGGTGGATCGAACGCTGCTTGACGTTTGCTGTTACTAGCTCTTACTTTTCTGCCAAAAGTTCAGCCACGAACTCGATGAGCCGGAATGTGCTGCCGATGCGGCCTCAGCAGATTCCTCCGCTGGTCCGCTGGTCAGAAGCGATGCCAGACTCTGGATGGCTTGAGTAATTGGAGCCTTCGGGGCTTGATCTAGGAGCGGAATGCCGTTGTTGCGTACTTCAACCATCGTCCGGTAATCATTCGGGATTTGGAAGAAGATATCGCGACCAATCGTTTCCTTAGCCTTTTTGAGTTTGATCTGGCCACTTTCCAGTCCCACCCGATTCACAACGATTTTCAATTTCTCGCGCAGGCCTTCGACCTGATCGAACGACATTTGCAAACGAACCAAGTTTCTCAGGCACGGCAAATCCAACTGGACAACGACCAGCACATCCGTGGCAAACTCGAAAGCGGCCTGGTCAACAGGCGTAAAGCCTTTGGATGTGTCGATCAAGATATGAGTAAACGTCGCCTTCAACAGGCCAAACACGCGCCTGAGTGAATCCGGCGTGATCATTTCAACTTCTTGTAGTTGGACGGGCCGCGGCAGTAGATACAGCCCCGAACTATGCTTGGTCAACGATCGCTTTAGCAGTTGAAAATCCAGTCTAGAAATATTCTGCGTCACGTCGATCAAGCTATATTCAGGAATTGAATCCAGGAATACATCGGCATCGCCAATCGCCAGGTCCAAATCCACCAGTGCTACCGTGTTTTCAGGATTGGTGGCTAACATGCATCCCAGATTGACAGCTAGGCTCGTGCAACCGACTCCACCCGAGGCACCGCAGATCGCGATAATCTGCGACGATCGAGCCCTGCCTGATGTACCGCCAAACTTCGCTGCTGCAATCCGCTCTAATGCCCCAACCATGTCTTCCAGGCCAACAGGGCTGGTTAAAAACTCACGAGCACCAGCCCGCATCGCCTGCAAAATTAACTGACCATCGGTACTGCGGCTGACCGCCAGAGAACAGCAGGTTGGCGCATCGCTGCGCACTCGATTCAGTACCGAGATGGCCTTATCCGAATCAGCATCCAGATTGACAACGCACACATCTGGTGTCGATTGAGCGATGACGTCTGAAAAGAATTCATAGCGCGAACACTCGGCGTCCAACCAGACCATGTCTAGACCGAGAAGCATCTTCTTGATGGCTTCGCGTGACGAGTCGATGGGGTCTAATAATGCTAAACGTAGTACCGTGCTCATGCAATCTTGCCTTAAGGGGCCTATCTGAAGCTACCAGGCTGTGGAGCAGCAGCGGTTTGTTGCCCGGGTGCAGGCGCTATCATTTGGCCGCTGTCTGCCAACATTGGAGCGTTTGGACCAACGCTTATCGCCGCTGGTCGTGGCGGTAGCATCTGAGACTGGGTGTGGCTGATCGTCGGATTTGAGGTTGAAGACGCTGGCTGACCATGCATGTCCACTGGCTGAATTTCTTGCGGGCCAAACCCCAACTCGCAGTGGTTCGAAACCGGAACTTCGATGTACCCCTTTAGATACAGTTCCTTATCATTCGGGCTATCTGAGTGCATTCCGGGGATCGTTCTAGGAACTTGATGTGGATCCATCGGGCCGGCAAAGTCCGGAGTCACGGTTATCAGCAATTCAATTTCATTTTGTTCTTCCCGAACTTTTCTGAACAATGCTCCTAAGTAGGGCACATCGCCCAAGCCAGGTATCCCGGTGTTGATGACCTCTGTGCGCACCTGCAGTAGTCCACCCAGGGCCAACGTTTGGCCAGCGTTTAACTCAACACCTGTTTCGAGGAATCGGCTGCGTAGACCAGGTACCGAAATCCCCGAGACGGTCACGCTACGGCTAGGATCAAGCTCGCTGACATACGGGCGAACTTCCAAATAGATTTTGCCGTTACCTAGAACCTTGGCTACGTAATCCAAGCGTGTGCCGAATTCGCGGAATTGCACCGTGACCTGCCCCAATCCGCTGGGGACCACTATCGGGATTTCACCACCCACGTTGAAACTGGCCGGACGTCCATCAACGGCGGTCAGCGTTGGACTAGCGAGAACTTTGATGAGGTTATTGCGTTTTAGCGCTTCCAGATTCATCGTGGCCAAGGTAGCACCGTCCACAACCGTCCAGCCAAACGTCTTGCCAAGCGTCGTGGCACCAATGGATGATTCCACTAAGTTGGTGCCGCTTTCGCTCAATGCCCAGTCAACGCCGAGCGTTCGCAGTTTTGTCCGTGATATTTCCATGACCTGCGTTTGCAACTGGATCGTATGGATGCCAGTTACCGTTACGCGGTTGATCACGTTGGGGAAGTATTGCTGAGCGATCAGCGTCAGAGTATCAACATCCGCAGAATTGCTGACAAAGCCGTTGACGATGATACCCTGCGCGATAGGCGTCAACTCTAAAGTGGCTTGGGGAAAGGTGCGACGAAGAATAGTTTCTAATTCGCGTACATCGCCCATGACCATGACTTCCACGGTCGCTACCGATTCATCAGCACCCAATAAGTCAACTTGGGTCACTCCCGTGCGCACTGCGGAAACCTGAAGACGATTGCCGCCTTCCAAGGGAATCGCTTTAATCACTTCCGGATTCTGAATGCGCACGCGACGAAAAGGATGCTCAGCTACGATCTCGCGGCTAGTATTGACTATCATCTCCAACAGCTGGCGATTGCCGTTGGTAGTGACATTCAGCGCTGAATTGGCAAGTCCCCATTGACTGGTCAATGACGGTTGCGCATGAGCTGTAGCCTGCGTGCCGAGCATACTGTAGGCGCAGGCCAGGATGGCCAGCACATACAAGCGAATACTTCCGCATAGCGGATTGGGTTTTGCACCGACAGTCATTGGCCGACATCCTTGTTCGCTAAATCCTTCGGCTAGCAGGCATCCATGCCTAATTCGGCCGAGGACTGACCGTCCATCGTATATTTACTTACTAGTTGCGCTCGGCGCTGGCTTGATTCCCGTCGCGGGGCTCGTGCTTTCTGGTTGCGGATCAGAACCGGCGTCAGGAGCTGTGGGACCGGGATTGGCCGGAGTCGACGGAGTCGCAGAAGGATAATTCGGCGTATAACCGCCATAACCTGAACTTGATCCCCAGGGATTGCTAGGAATTTTCTGGGCTTGGGCTTCAGAAGATTCCTTGATCTCGCGTGGCAGTTCGTTGTCGCTGTATTCCCAGCGCGAGTATCCTAGCGGAGTAATGATGACCATTTCGCTTTTGGCCTTGGGCGGTGCTACCGGTAGGTTTGGCGTTGAGACCAAGATGGGCGGAGAGGTGGCCATGACCAGCGAGTCGGCCTCCGATGCAGCTTTGTTCTCTTCAGCCCAGGATATGAAAGATTCACCATCGTCACCCAGGTCTTTGACATTTCCGTCACCGCCCAACGGGC
Protein-coding regions in this window:
- a CDS encoding glycosyltransferase family 9 protein — encoded protein: MGRSLANVTPQHILLVQTGSVRDILTTIPLAVDIKSLWPESHVSWLVQCEVRDWLAEHPGVDEIIDIQRGWLRRPRTWSQLRAQLKQHHFEIAFDAQGLTKSAAIGFLLGVKTRIGFDWSYAREIGPWLATRRISAMHRHRIDVLRQLLDPWRETLPQQGQFLMPCFESAAESALCKLTDIGIDPRDPWIAIQPSAVWHTAVWPVERFSAVVRHLYRQFAIPAIVLWTNEHERLVAQVVAEDSKGAARVAPATSMVELIEMIRLSRMLLTGDSVALDISSAVNIPCISLHGPTWADEVGPYGNIHWAIQSPLPNLAKRMVRRGPNTAMRAIEVEEVTYHADKLLRRLLGPDKLSRLGGSNAA
- a CDS encoding MinD/ParA family protein, which translates into the protein MSTVLRLALLDPIDSSREAIKKMLLGLDMVWLDAECSRYEFFSDVIAQSTPDVCVVNLDADSDKAISVLNRVRSDAPTCCSLAVSRSTDGQLILQAMRAGAREFLTSPVGLEDMVGALERIAAAKFGGTSGRARSSQIIAICGASGGVGCTSLAVNLGCMLATNPENTVALVDLDLAIGDADVFLDSIPEYSLIDVTQNISRLDFQLLKRSLTKHSSGLYLLPRPVQLQEVEMITPDSLRRVFGLLKATFTHILIDTSKGFTPVDQAAFEFATDVLVVVQLDLPCLRNLVRLQMSFDQVEGLREKLKIVVNRVGLESGQIKLKKAKETIGRDIFFQIPNDYRTMVEVRNNGIPLLDQAPKAPITQAIQSLASLLTSGPAEESAEAASAAHSGSSSSWLNFWQKSKS
- a CDS encoding pilus assembly protein N-terminal domain-containing protein gives rise to the protein MTVGAKPNPLCGSIRLYVLAILACAYSMLGTQATAHAQPSLTSQWGLANSALNVTTNGNRQLLEMIVNTSREIVAEHPFRRVRIQNPEVIKAIPLEGGNRLQVSAVRTGVTQVDLLGADESVATVEVMVMGDVRELETILRRTFPQATLELTPIAQGIIVNGFVSNSADVDTLTLIAQQYFPNVINRVTVTGIHTIQLQTQVMEISRTKLRTLGVDWALSESGTNLVESSIGATTLGKTFGWTVVDGATLATMNLEALKRNNLIKVLASPTLTAVDGRPASFNVGGEIPIVVPSGLGQVTVQFREFGTRLDYVAKVLGNGKIYLEVRPYVSELDPSRSVTVSGISVPGLRSRFLETGVELNAGQTLALGGLLQVRTEVINTGIPGLGDVPYLGALFRKVREEQNEIELLITVTPDFAGPMDPHQVPRTIPGMHSDSPNDKELYLKGYIEVPVSNHCELGFGPQEIQPVDMHGQPASSTSNPTISHTQSQMLPPRPAAISVGPNAPMLADSGQMIAPAPGQQTAAAPQPGSFR